In Phyllopteryx taeniolatus isolate TA_2022b chromosome 13, UOR_Ptae_1.2, whole genome shotgun sequence, the following are encoded in one genomic region:
- the LOC133487740 gene encoding cell cycle control protein 50A-like, whose product MMASSYNAKEEDGHHSGPSSHGGAGAVKSKKPDNTAFKQQRLPAWQPILTAGTVLPAFFVIGLIFIPIGIGLYVTSNNIKEFEIDYTGVDVSSPCFSCAKNYSWNSTASCLCSMSFTLEQPFESNVFMYYGLSNFYQNHRRYVKSRDDSQLNGDRSALTTPSKECEPYRTSEGQPIAPCGAIANSLFNDTLVLYHIDSNGNKIQIPLVKKGIAWWTDKHVKFRNPGGNDNLTIAFQGTNKPVNWRKPVFELDPDDNENNGFINEDFIVWMRTAALPTFRKLYRIIQKKSSSTPTLASGRYVLDITYNYPVLSFDGRKRMILSTISWMGGKNPFLGIAYITVGSICFFLGVVLLIIHHKYDSRNSSADIPN is encoded by the exons ATGATGGCGTCGAGCTACAACGCTAAGGAAGAGGATGGCCACCACTCAGGCCCTTCGAGTCACGGCGGCGCAGGGGCCGTGAAAAGCAAGAAGCCGGACAACACAGCATTCAAACAACAGAGACTACCTGCTTGGCAGCCCATCCTGACGGCTGGAACCGTGCTCCCTGCTTTCTTTGTCATCGGTCTCATCTTCATCCCCATTGGCATCGGCCTATATGTTACGTCAAACAACATTAAGGAGTTCGAG attgATTACACCGGTGTGGATGTGTCAAGCCCATGCTTCAGCTGTGCCAAAAACTACAGCTGGAACAGCACAGCGTCCTGTTTGTGCTCTATGTCTTTCACTTTGGAGCAACCTTTCGAG AGCAACGTCTTCATGTACTACGGCTTATCTAACTTCTATCAGAACCACAGACGCTATGTGAAATCCAGGGATGACAGCCAGCTGAATGGGGACCGGTCTGCTTTGACG ACTCCTAGCAAGGAATGTGAGCCTTATCGTACTAGCGAAGGCCAACCCATTGCTCCTTGTGGGGCCATAGCTAACAGCCTCTTCAATG ACACTCTAGTGCTCTATCACATCGACTCCAACGGCAACAAAATCCAAATCCCTCTGGTAAAGAAAGGCATTGCTTGGTGGACAGACAAGCATGTGAAGTTTAGGAATCCTGGTGGAAACGACAACCTTACCATCGCTTTTCAAG GTACTAACAAGCCGGTGAACTGGAGAAAGCCGGTATTTGAGCTGGACCCAGACGACAATGAAAACAACGGCTTCATCAACGAGGACTTCATTGTGTGGATGCGCACGGCTGCCTTACCCACTTTCCGCAAGCTCTACAGGATCATCCAGAAAAAGTCGAGCTCAACCCCAACACTAGCTAGTGGCAGATACGTCTTGGATATCACCTACA ATTACCCTGTCCTGAGTTTTGATGGCCGCAAGCGAATGATCTTGAGCACCATCTCCTGGATGGGAGGGAAGAACCCTTTCCTGGGCATCGCCTACATCACCGTGGGCTCCATTTGCTTCTTCCTGGGCGTGGTTCTGCTAATCATCCACCACAAATATGACTCCCGCAACAGCAGCGCAGATATTCCTAACTAG
- the LOC133487739 gene encoding filamin-A-interacting protein 1-like isoform X2 — MLKSKQTHQVTVVSADSSAAGCSAFQALQRDGLIAGTPPHTHSVYQKPMIELERLQEKHRETYRRMLGQLLLAEKCHRRTVHELDSEKRKHVDYMNKSDDFTNLLEQERERLKRLLDNEKAYQVKKEKEHSKRLAKVQEELVKLKSFALMLVNERQQHLEQMDQQTHRVQELSQQLQQQRKILSETRTHAQEDAHRVLSLEAELKEKTVTLAQQHEEMSTKLASQELLNRQLNSKILGLLRTVDEIEESNKALRKSEEELQEMEDKTGKGEHGNSNLITELENLRKRVLEMEGNDEEITRTENQCQELRKKLQEENNKSKELRIEVEKLQKRMIELEKLEGAFNISKKESAQLYAALEREKGHTKELAEEVVMLKIRMKELESSELKLEKSELNLKDDLGKLKSLTVALMEERKTLVERITSDEKKKEDLSKMVKDEQSKVMAVTEKLIEESKKLLKFKSEMETKVDTMTIEKRDLNTKLANETDKTKDLLSKVSQMKKRLDGLEQAERLSAKKTVKFEQGRAPDAGKREDNKIKELTFEIEHLRNRLKQLEVVEGDLIKTEDQYDILEKRFITEQDKATILTQQVEAMRSQIARNKAIEKGEEDSQEEDLRQRYKREEAKTREIQADVVALKEKIHELMHKEDQLSQLQVDYSVLQQRFFEEEEKAKSMGTEVLHLTKELEIAKRHSRALRPSLNGRRMVDVAVTSTGVQTEALSNGPTEEDTPAGFIRKSVQEENNIMNNLRQKSLKKPSEKTGGIERSPSSGSDLSIKKSWIPWMRKKDNNSHETSLEKTHVSGAPNLTMAHKQGQPLHIRLTPDHQNNMATLEISSTTAEDVFSTSAPLNANPSHPKSRITIIPTHSAAIRGKLTNGHQGPERTKSPVTITTISRAKSPDCSQTSSSTSGRPMSPVTIMTVSTSAVPDASSSPEPQEMTMGRAVFKVTPEKQMVPVPIRKGHNNTNIITTTDDNKIHIHLGNSLTPKMVVRPVSAVTESKELTLSTGTVLRSPRQITTTRTTHNKVMSTLTISPVASNTTRSTQSMCGHDSQGPRTGLTRIPMSKSLKTGKTVLGSLGISSGLKAESRAESQSMRIEVKKSVVNGITYQNGGKG; from the exons ACTAAAGAGGCTGCTTGACAACGAAAAAGCCTACCAGGTGAAAAAGGAGAAGGAGCATTCTAAACGTCTGGCCAAGGTGCAGGAGGAGCTAGTCAAACTGAAATCCTTTGCCCTAATGTTGGTCAATGAGCGCCAACAACACCTGGAGCAAATGGACCAACAGACTCATCGGGTCCAGGAACTGAGCCAGCAGCTTCAGCAGCAGAGGAAGATACTGAGTGAAACCAGGACGCACGCTCAGGAAGATGCCCACCGGGTTCTGAGCTTAGAGGCTGAGCTTAAAGAGAAAACTGTCACACTCGCTCAGCAGCATGAAGAGATGAGCACTAAACTTGCCAGTCAGGAGCTCCTCAACCGTCAACTCAATTCAAAAATTCTAGGGCTTTTGCGTACAGTGGATGAGATAGAGGAAAGCAACAAGGCCTTGAGGAAATCGGAAGAGGAACTGCAGGAGATGGAGGACAAAACGGGCAaaggagaacatggaaactctaATTTAATTACAGAGCTAGAGAATTTAAGGAAGCGTGTGCTGGAGATGGAAGGAAACGACGAGGAGATCACCCGAACTGAAAATCAGTGCCAGGAGCTCAGGAAGAAGCTACAGGAGGAGAATAACAAAAGTAAAGAACTTCGGATAGAGGTGGAGAAACTTCAGAAAAGAATGATAGAGTTAGAGAAACTTGAAGGTGCCTTTAACATAAGCAAGAAAGAGTCTGCTCAGTTATACGCTGCTTTAGAAAGAGAGAAGGGCCATACCAAAGAGCTCGCTGAGGAAGTTGTGATGCTTAAGATCCGAATGAAAGAGCTCGAATCCTCTGAACTCAAGTTAGAAAAGTCTGAGCTTAACCTGAAGGATGACTTAGGTAAGCTTAAGTCATTGACTGTAGCTTTAATGGAGGAACGAAAGACCTTGGTGGAAAGAATCACATccgatgaaaagaaaaaggaggatTTAAGTAAGATGGTCAAAGATGAGCAGAGTAAGGTTATGGCGGTGACAGAGAAATTGATAGAAGAAAGCAAAAAACTCTTAAAGTTTAAATCAGAAATGGAAACCAAAGTCGATACTATGACGATAGAAAAGAGGGACCTCAACACCAAGTTGGCAAATGAAACAGATAAAACAAAGGATCTTCTTTCAAAGGTTAGCCAAATGAAAAAGAGGTTGGATGGGTTGGAGCAAGCAGAGAGATTGTCtgcaaaaaaaactgtgaaattTGAGCAAGGAAGAGCACCCGATGCTGGAAAAAGAGAAGATAACAAAATTAAAGAGCTAACCTTTGAGATTGAGCACCTCAGAAATCGCctcaaacagcttgaagtggTTGAGGGAGATCTGATCAAAACAGAGGATCAGTAcgacattttggagaaaaggtTCATAACAGAACAAGACAAAGCCACCATACTTACCCAGCAAGTGGAGGCCATGAGGAGTCAGATAGCACGGAACAAAGCGATTGAGAAAGGAGAGGAGGACAGCCAGGAGGAAGACCTACGACAACGATACAAGAGAGAGGAGGCCAAAACCAGAGAGATACAGGCGGATGTTGTAGCTCTAAAGGAAAAGATACATGAATTGATGCACAAAGAGGACCAGCTTTCTCAACTGCAAGTAGATTACTCAGTCCTACAGCAGAGGTTCTTTGAAGAGGAAGAGAAAGCCAAGAGCATGGGCACTGAGGTTCTCCATCTGACCAAAGAACTGGAGATAGCAAAGCGTCACAGTCGTGCACTAAGGCCCAGTTTGAATGGGAGGAGGATGGTGGACGTTGCTGTCACATCCACTGGAGTACAGACAGAAGCTTTGTCCAATGGGCCGACAGAGGAAGATACTCCTGCTGGTTTTATAAGGAAATCTGTTCAAGAAGAGAATAACATCATGAACAATTTAAGGCAGAAAAGCCTGAAGAAGCCAAGTGAAAAGACTGGTGGCATTGAACGTTCCCCTTCGTCAGGAAGCGATCTCAGTATTAAGAAATCCTGGATTCCTTGGATGAGGAAGAAAGATAACAACTCTCATGAAACCAGTCTGGAAAAAACACATGTCAGTGGAGCTCCCAACCTGACGATGGCCCACAAGCAAGGGCAGCCTTTACACATCCGATTGACACCGGACCACCAAAACAATATGGCCACGCTTGAGATCAGTAGCACCACTGCTGAGGATGTTTTCTCAACATCAGCGCCACTAAATGCCAATCCATCACACCCTAAATCCAGAATTACAATCATTCCAACACACTCTGCTGCAATTCGGGGAAAGCTCACCAATGGACATCAAGGTCCAGAAAGGACCAAATCTCCAGTCACCATCACAACTATTTCCAGAGCCAAGTCTCCAGACTGCAGCCAAACCTCCTCCTCTACCTCAGGAAGGCCCATGTCTCCTGTCACAATCATGACAGTTAGCACCTCGGCAGTGCCTGACGCCTCTTCTTCCCCAGAACCCCAAGAGATGACAATGGGCCGGGCTGTATTCAAGGTTACCCCTGAAAAGCAGATGGTCCCAGTGCCTATAAGGAAGGGTCACAATAACACAAACATTATTACCACCACTGACGATAACAAGATCCATATTCATCTAGGTAATAGTCTGACCCCAAAGATGGTAGTCAGGCCAGTTTCTGCTGTAACCGAGAGCAAGGAACTGACCCTGTCGACAGGGACAGTGTTGCGCTCCCCTCGCCAAATTACCACTACCCGGACCACACACAACAAAGTGATGAGCACCCTTACCATTTCCCCTGTTGCATCAAACACTACCAGATCAACACAAAGCATG TGTGGGCATGATTCCCAGGGCCCTCGTACGGGGCTGACCCGCATCCCAATGTCCAAGAGCCTGAAAACAGGGAAGACGGTGCTTGGTTCCTTGGGCATATCGAGTGGACTGAAGGCAGAGTCGCGTGCAGAAAGTCAATCTATGAGGATAGAAGTTAAGAAATCAGTCGTAAATGGCATAACTtatcaaaatggaggaaaaggCTGA